Genomic segment of Nyctibius grandis isolate bNycGra1 chromosome 34 unlocalized genomic scaffold, bNycGra1.pri SUPER_34_unloc_4, whole genome shotgun sequence:
TCTTGAGTTCctggttcctcatgctgtaAATGAGGGGGTTCAGAGCTGGAGGCACCATCGAGTACAGAACTGCCAGCACAAGATcaagggatggggaggaggtgaTGGGGGGCTTCAGGTAGGAAAACGATGCTGTGCTAACAAAGAGGGAGACCAcagccaggtgagggaggcaggtggaaaaggctttgtgccgtccttgctcagaggggatcctcagcacagccctgaagatcCGCACATAGGACaccacaatgaaaacaaaacaccgTAAGTCCACAAAGACACTAACCACAATAAGCCCAACTTCCCTGCGGTAGGAGTGTGAGCAGGAGAGTTTGAGTATTTgtgggatttcacagaagaactggtccacaACGTTGCCTTGGCAGAggggtagtgaaaatgtattggccgtgtgcagcagagcattgAGCAAAccactgccccaggcagctgctgccattttGGCACAAGTCCAGCTGCCCATTAGGGTCCTGTAGTGCAGGGGTTGACAGATGGCAACGCAGCGGTCGTAGGCCATCACGGTGAGAAGATACAATTCTGCTGTCAtcaaaaagacaaacagaaagacCTGAGCAGCACAGCTTTGGTAGGAGATGGCCCTGGTGTCCCAGAGGGAATTGGCCATAGCTTTGGGGACAGTGGTGGAGATGAAGGCCAGGTCAAGAagggagaggttgaggaggaagaagtacatggggcTGTGGAGGTGGTGGTCACAGGCTACAGCGGTGATGATGAGTCCAtttcccaggagggcagccaggtagatgcccaggaagagccagaagtgcaagagctgcagctccctcgTGTCTGCAAACACCAGCAAGAAGAACTCGGcgatggagctgctgttggacatttgCTGCCTCTGGACATGGATGACtgacacagaaggaaaaggcagtgACAAGTGTGAAGAGACTTTGAGTAAAACCTGTGCCATTGCTTTGTAGATCCCCCCGCCCGCCCTGCAACATAAccactcttttttctttctctggggGAAACCTTCGTTCAGCCTCCTGACTTGagcttcattttctgcagctAAGTGTGCTGTGATGGGCAGGGCCTCTGCCCGTGGCTTCTTGAGAAGTCAGCCCTGCCCAGTGCAGTGGGTACATGGGAATgtggtggggggaggaggggctgGGTTTGATATTTGATAGGTTGAATTAACCAGATGAAATCACTTCTCATTTAGAAGGGTTTGTCAGACTCTGCATGCCCAGTCCTAAGGAATGTGGATAGCAGAGAGCAGTTGTAGGCAATcgttttttcctcctctcccatcaTAC
This window contains:
- the LOC137677075 gene encoding olfactory receptor 14J1-like, encoding MSNSSSIAEFFLLVFADTRELQLLHFWLFLGIYLAALLGNGLIITAVACDHHLHSPMYFFLLNLSLLDLAFISTTVPKAMANSLWDTRAISYQSCAAQVFLFVFLMTAELYLLTVMAYDRCVAICQPLHYRTLMGSWTCAKMAAAAWGSGLLNALLHTANTFSLPLCQGNVVDQFFCEIPQILKLSCSHSYRREVGLIVVSVFVDLRCFVFIVVSYVRIFRAVLRIPSEQGRHKAFSTCLPHLAVVSLFVSTASFSYLKPPITSSPSLDLVLAVLYSMVPPALNPLIYSMRNQELKNTIRKLILWTPFRQQ